The Flavobacterium marginilacus genome window below encodes:
- a CDS encoding tetratricopeptide repeat protein, producing MQLSNEEEDYNLSLSKFESMLKTNKVLFFDSEEFEEIILHYLDMGKSALAKKALKLALEQHPRSSGLKLVQVEMLIYDDKLEMAEKLLNELYAIEPTNEEIYIQKANICSKRDQHEKAVEMLKIALKYTDDYADVYNLMGMEYLFMDNLELAKDSFIKCLEEDFEDQSALYNVVYCFEFLDQNQEAIAYLNKYINKNPYSEIAWHQLGRLFYGVKEYESAIHAFEYATLIDEEFLGAFMEKAKALERLKKYEEAIESYNRTLELDDATSYALLRIGKCYEKLGNKVLALKYYNKTVHEDPLLDKGWIAITDFYVRQKNFQKALFFVNKALAIDNQNKLYWKRFAAINKQMNFFEEAEFGYRKAVEFGDYQLDTWLFWVDILQFLGEFESAIQTLLQASEYFPEENEVEYRLAGLYFMLSDNIKAKFHLSNALRLNYDNYILLEDLFPVVWEKKMVRNYIDKHKKQ from the coding sequence ATGCAATTAAGCAACGAAGAAGAAGATTATAACTTATCCCTATCCAAATTTGAGTCTATGTTGAAAACCAACAAAGTGCTCTTTTTTGACTCCGAAGAATTTGAAGAAATCATTCTTCATTATCTCGATATGGGCAAGTCTGCATTGGCCAAAAAAGCTTTAAAATTAGCACTGGAACAGCACCCAAGATCCAGCGGCCTTAAATTAGTCCAGGTAGAAATGCTGATTTATGATGATAAACTCGAAATGGCCGAAAAGCTATTGAATGAGCTGTATGCTATCGAACCAACAAACGAAGAAATTTATATTCAGAAAGCCAATATCTGTTCCAAAAGAGATCAGCATGAAAAAGCCGTAGAAATGCTCAAAATAGCATTGAAATATACAGATGACTATGCCGATGTGTACAACTTAATGGGAATGGAATATCTTTTTATGGATAATCTTGAACTTGCCAAAGACAGCTTCATTAAATGTCTCGAAGAAGATTTTGAAGATCAATCGGCATTATATAATGTGGTATATTGTTTTGAATTTTTAGATCAAAATCAGGAAGCAATTGCCTATCTGAATAAATACATCAACAAAAATCCTTACAGCGAGATTGCCTGGCATCAATTAGGCCGCTTGTTTTATGGCGTGAAGGAATATGAAAGTGCTATTCATGCATTTGAATATGCAACTCTTATTGATGAAGAATTTCTAGGTGCTTTTATGGAAAAAGCAAAAGCGCTGGAACGTCTAAAGAAATATGAAGAAGCCATTGAAAGCTACAACAGAACATTGGAACTGGACGATGCCACTTCATACGCATTACTCCGAATAGGAAAATGTTATGAAAAATTAGGCAATAAAGTTCTAGCCTTGAAATATTATAACAAAACTGTACATGAAGATCCTCTTTTAGACAAAGGCTGGATTGCCATTACTGATTTTTATGTACGCCAGAAAAACTTCCAAAAAGCATTATTTTTTGTCAATAAAGCATTAGCAATTGATAATCAGAACAAATTATACTGGAAACGTTTTGCTGCTATCAACAAGCAGATGAACTTTTTTGAAGAAGCTGAATTTGGTTATCGAAAAGCAGTAGAATTTGGAGATTATCAGCTCGACACTTGGCTGTTTTGGGTTGACATTTTACAGTTTTTAGGAGAATTTGAAAGTGCAATACAAACATTACTGCAGGCTTCAGAATATTTTCCTGAAGAAAACGAAGTCGAATACCGTTTGGCTGGATTGTATTTTATGCTTTCAGACAATATCAAAGCTAAATTTCATTTAAGTAATGCTTTGCGTCTGAATTATGACAATTACATCCTGTTAGAAGATTTATTCCCTGTGGTTTGGGAGAAAAAAATGGTACGAAATTATATTGACAAACATAAAAAACAATAA
- a CDS encoding alpha-amylase family glycosyl hydrolase, which translates to MSTTKKVITGISILLIAVACKTKDVKMSGQKKEIVSENKAVVYQVFTRLFGNKNTANKPWGTIEENGVGKFNDFTDKALHEIKDLGVTHIWYTGVPHHAVIRDYTAIGISNDDPEVVKGRAGSPYAVKDYYNVNPDLAVDPAKRLEEFEALIKRTHKTGLKVIIDIVPNHIARKYEGKNNPKGVRDFGADDDVTVEYKRDNNFYYIPNTPFQLPDGDRPLNGESNPLIDGKFEENPAKWTGNGSRMAKPDKNDWYETVKVNYGIRPDGSKDFPELPAGYDKLSSKEHFDFWKDKSVPSSWIKFRDIALYWTAKGVDGFRYDMAEMVPYEFWSYMNSAIKNVNPDAFLMAEVYNPREYRNYIHLGKMDYLYDKVETYDKLKDIIQGKTPPDGLSYIQSGLADIDVHMLKFLDNHDEQRLASPEFAGSPEKGKPMMVVSAMITSAPIMIYFGQEVGEAGNENGGFGSHSRTSIFDYVGVPNHQRWMNDGAFDGGKLSQSEKDLRDFYKKLLNFSAKSSAVMGQFQDLQEVNRHAGLGYDPNHVYSFVRWSDTQKLIVITNFSSEAVNSFELKISADIISKWNLKDGTYALNDQLYGKSTVQLLVANGEGKASITIHPLESFIYQLD; encoded by the coding sequence ATGAGCACTACAAAAAAAGTAATCACAGGAATAAGTATTTTGCTTATCGCTGTAGCATGTAAAACTAAAGATGTAAAAATGAGTGGACAAAAGAAAGAAATCGTTTCTGAAAATAAAGCAGTAGTTTACCAAGTATTTACCCGTTTGTTCGGTAACAAAAACACAGCCAATAAACCGTGGGGAACAATTGAAGAAAATGGCGTTGGAAAATTTAATGATTTTACAGACAAAGCGCTTCATGAGATAAAAGATTTAGGTGTTACCCATATTTGGTACACGGGTGTTCCGCATCATGCTGTGATTAGGGATTATACTGCAATAGGAATTTCAAACGATGATCCGGAAGTGGTCAAAGGAAGGGCAGGTTCGCCCTATGCTGTAAAAGATTATTATAATGTGAATCCTGATTTAGCAGTTGATCCTGCAAAACGTTTAGAAGAATTTGAGGCATTGATAAAAAGAACCCACAAAACAGGTCTTAAAGTTATTATTGATATTGTTCCCAATCACATTGCCCGTAAATATGAAGGGAAAAACAATCCAAAAGGAGTGAGGGATTTTGGTGCCGATGATGATGTTACCGTGGAATACAAAAGAGATAATAATTTTTATTACATTCCGAATACCCCATTTCAGTTACCTGATGGAGACAGACCTCTGAACGGTGAAAGTAATCCGTTAATTGATGGTAAGTTTGAAGAAAATCCTGCTAAATGGACTGGCAACGGTTCCAGAATGGCAAAACCCGATAAAAATGACTGGTATGAAACCGTCAAAGTAAATTACGGCATACGCCCAGATGGTTCAAAAGATTTTCCTGAATTACCAGCTGGTTATGATAAACTGTCTTCTAAAGAACATTTTGATTTTTGGAAAGATAAAAGCGTGCCTAGTTCCTGGATTAAGTTCAGGGATATTGCGTTGTATTGGACTGCTAAAGGTGTGGATGGTTTTAGATATGATATGGCCGAAATGGTTCCTTATGAATTTTGGAGTTATATGAATTCAGCGATAAAAAATGTAAATCCGGACGCTTTTCTAATGGCGGAGGTTTATAATCCGAGAGAGTATCGCAATTATATTCATTTGGGTAAAATGGATTATTTGTATGATAAAGTAGAGACTTATGATAAACTGAAAGATATTATTCAGGGAAAAACACCTCCTGATGGATTATCCTATATTCAAAGCGGTCTGGCTGATATTGATGTTCATATGCTGAAGTTTTTGGACAATCATGATGAACAGCGATTAGCAAGTCCAGAATTCGCAGGTTCTCCTGAAAAAGGAAAACCAATGATGGTAGTTTCTGCGATGATAACTTCGGCACCAATTATGATTTATTTTGGACAGGAAGTAGGAGAGGCAGGAAATGAAAACGGTGGTTTTGGATCTCATTCCAGAACATCCATTTTTGATTATGTAGGTGTGCCAAATCATCAGCGATGGATGAATGACGGTGCTTTTGACGGCGGAAAATTATCGCAAAGTGAAAAAGATCTGCGTGATTTTTATAAAAAATTATTAAATTTCTCTGCCAAAAGTTCTGCAGTAATGGGGCAGTTTCAAGATCTTCAGGAAGTAAACCGTCATGCAGGCCTTGGATATGACCCAAATCATGTTTATTCATTTGTCCGCTGGTCTGATACCCAAAAATTAATAGTTATTACTAATTTCTCTTCTGAAGCTGTAAATAGTTTTGAATTAAAAATTTCAGCAGATATTATCAGTAAATGGAATTTGAAAGATGGAACCTATGCTCTAAATGATCAATTGTATGGAAAAAGTACTGTTCAATTATTGGTTGCCAATGGAGAAGGAAAAGCTTCAATTACAATTCATCCGTTGGAATCATTTATTTATCAATTGGATTAA
- a CDS encoding OstA-like protein, translating into MKKSLYFIIYCLILLGANHILAQAPKKIHVEQSDFADMDKDKYPGALLLTGNVKVSHDGVVLTCNKAYFFQKENYLKAFGNVQLVQGDTLYLNSNYAEYSGELKKAFATGNAVMSSPDATLATDTINFDRNIQEVFYNTKGTIINKDNTLKSKSGRYYVTQKKFQFLTEVTLTNKSYEIKSNHLDYYSNSGHSYLFGPSTITSKTNYIYTEKGFYDTKKNLAHFLDKSYIKYDDRIIKGDSLYYDRNKEFASATRNVKITDSVNRGVIRGHYAELFKKKDSMFVTKRALAVNFVDNDSVYIHGKKLMVTGKEGDRIIRAFNNVRFYKTDMSGKCDSIHSSSKISLTKLIGNPILWNGESQITGDVMHLIGDNKTQKLDSLKVLNNTFLVSKDTLGTGYNQVKGQNLFGKFLDGKIHDVDIIKNAEMIYYMRNNANELIGIDKKVCSKINIIFDKNDIDETTFFKQVDGIVYPETEFPENARALRGLKWRGDEKIKSKDDVFSKEENAEELKIIEETQKDKAKKATPMKVRKETLNYDKKNSKSNQ; encoded by the coding sequence TTGAAGAAATCTTTATATTTCATTATCTATTGCTTAATATTACTTGGTGCAAATCATATTTTGGCACAGGCTCCTAAAAAAATTCATGTTGAACAATCTGACTTTGCCGATATGGATAAAGACAAATATCCAGGTGCTCTATTGCTAACCGGAAATGTAAAAGTAAGCCATGACGGCGTGGTTCTCACCTGTAATAAAGCTTACTTTTTCCAAAAAGAAAATTATTTAAAAGCTTTTGGAAATGTACAATTGGTACAGGGAGACACTTTATATTTAAATAGTAATTATGCTGAATACAGCGGCGAATTAAAAAAGGCTTTTGCAACTGGTAATGCTGTCATGAGCTCTCCAGACGCCACATTGGCAACAGATACGATCAATTTTGACAGAAATATTCAGGAAGTATTTTACAACACAAAAGGAACCATAATTAACAAAGACAATACTTTAAAAAGCAAATCTGGAAGATATTATGTGACCCAGAAAAAATTTCAATTCTTAACAGAGGTAACACTTACCAATAAATCATACGAAATTAAATCCAACCACTTGGATTATTACAGTAATTCCGGGCACTCTTATCTTTTTGGTCCATCAACAATTACCAGTAAAACCAATTATATTTATACAGAGAAAGGGTTTTATGATACCAAAAAAAATCTGGCACATTTCTTAGATAAATCTTATATAAAATATGATGACCGAATCATAAAGGGAGATAGTCTGTATTATGACCGAAATAAAGAATTTGCATCGGCAACACGAAATGTAAAAATAACCGATTCGGTCAATCGAGGAGTAATTCGGGGACATTATGCTGAATTATTCAAGAAAAAAGATTCTATGTTTGTTACCAAAAGAGCTTTGGCTGTCAATTTTGTTGACAATGATTCCGTATATATTCATGGGAAAAAACTTATGGTAACCGGTAAAGAAGGCGACAGAATCATTCGAGCTTTTAACAATGTACGTTTTTACAAAACCGACATGAGCGGTAAATGCGATTCTATTCATTCCAGTTCTAAAATTTCTTTGACAAAATTGATAGGAAATCCAATACTCTGGAATGGAGAAAGCCAAATTACTGGTGATGTTATGCATCTCATTGGAGATAATAAGACTCAAAAACTAGACTCGCTCAAAGTACTCAACAACACCTTTCTGGTCTCGAAAGACACCCTTGGAACCGGATATAATCAGGTAAAAGGACAAAACTTATTTGGTAAATTTCTAGACGGAAAAATTCATGATGTTGATATTATAAAAAATGCTGAAATGATTTACTACATGCGGAACAATGCCAATGAACTAATTGGTATAGATAAAAAAGTATGCAGTAAAATCAATATCATCTTTGACAAAAATGACATAGACGAAACCACCTTTTTTAAGCAGGTAGACGGTATTGTTTATCCAGAAACTGAATTTCCCGAAAATGCCAGAGCCCTTCGCGGACTCAAATGGCGGGGCGATGAAAAGATTAAATCCAAAGATGATGTTTTTAGCAAAGAAGAAAATGCTGAAGAACTAAAAATCATTGAAGAAACACAAAAAGACAAAGCAAAAAAAGCTACACCGATGAAAGTTCGAAAAGAAACTTTGAATTATGATAAGAAGAACTCCAAAAGTAATCAGTAA
- a CDS encoding aspartate aminotransferase family protein, translating to MNPDFIKYQAQTSPYPLGMEVSHAIGSYIYDTSNKKYLDFVAGVSACTLGHQNKRVNDAIKDQLDKYSHVMVYGEYSQSPAVEYCKLMASLLPAPLDKTYLVNSGTEAIEGALKLAKRVTGRSQLISCHNAYHGNTMGSMSVMGFEERKQAFRPLLPDIDFITFNNEADLQKITNKTAGILLETIQGGAGFIEPYNNFLKKVKARCEEVGALMILDEIQPGFGRTGALFGFQNYDVVPDILVMGKGMGGGMPVGAFTASSAMMDLLTENPKLGHITTFGGHPVIASACLATLKELTETSIITDTLEKENLFRKLLVHPLIKEIRGRGLMLAAMTESADITNEVILKCQDRGLILFWLLFEGCAIRITPPLTISEEEIREGCAIILEVMNEMMI from the coding sequence GTGAATCCGGATTTTATAAAATACCAAGCACAAACTTCGCCATATCCATTGGGTATGGAAGTATCACATGCCATTGGTTCCTATATTTATGACACTAGTAACAAAAAATATTTAGATTTTGTAGCAGGAGTTTCGGCCTGTACGCTTGGCCATCAGAACAAAAGAGTAAATGACGCTATAAAAGACCAGTTGGATAAATATTCGCATGTTATGGTTTATGGCGAATATTCACAAAGTCCCGCAGTAGAATACTGCAAATTGATGGCCTCTCTCCTCCCTGCTCCTTTAGACAAAACTTATCTGGTCAACTCAGGAACCGAAGCAATAGAAGGCGCATTAAAACTTGCAAAAAGAGTAACAGGAAGAAGCCAGCTCATTTCATGTCATAATGCCTATCATGGCAACACCATGGGATCAATGAGTGTAATGGGCTTTGAAGAACGCAAGCAGGCTTTTCGCCCACTGCTTCCCGACATCGATTTTATAACATTCAATAATGAAGCCGATTTACAGAAAATCACCAACAAAACAGCGGGAATCTTACTCGAAACAATCCAGGGAGGAGCTGGTTTTATTGAACCTTATAATAATTTTTTAAAGAAAGTAAAAGCGCGATGCGAAGAAGTAGGGGCTTTAATGATATTAGACGAAATCCAGCCGGGATTTGGCAGAACAGGTGCTCTTTTTGGATTTCAAAACTATGATGTCGTTCCAGATATTCTGGTAATGGGAAAAGGAATGGGTGGCGGCATGCCAGTTGGTGCTTTTACCGCTTCATCGGCAATGATGGATTTATTGACTGAAAACCCGAAATTGGGTCACATTACAACCTTTGGAGGTCATCCTGTCATTGCGTCAGCATGTCTGGCTACTTTGAAAGAATTAACTGAAACCTCAATCATTACAGATACTTTAGAGAAAGAAAATCTCTTCAGAAAGCTTTTGGTACATCCTTTGATTAAAGAAATAAGAGGAAGAGGATTAATGCTTGCAGCCATGACGGAGAGTGCAGACATCACAAATGAAGTGATATTAAAATGTCAGGACAGAGGTTTGATTCTATTTTGGCTTCTTTTTGAAGGATGCGCAATTCGAATAACACCGCCACTGACCATTTCCGAAGAAGAAATTCGAGAAGGCTGTGCAATAATTCTTGAAGTGATGAATGAAATGATGATTTAA
- a CDS encoding shikimate dehydrogenase family protein, whose product MTEVLRRRFGLLGRNISYSFSKGYFTEKFSKEHFEGCTYENFDIQEINEFTELIKNNNNLNGLNVTIPYKESVIPFLDKLSKNAVEIGAVNTIKFTKKGKLKGYNTDYYGFQKSLEPLLQPHHKKALILGTGGASKGVAFALDQLDITYTFVSRGDKENCIDYSLINATTFDNYQIIINCTPVGTSPNVDLFPLIPYEYFTEKHIAYDLIYNPAETQFLSKAKAQGAQIKNGLDMLIFQAEKAWKIWNK is encoded by the coding sequence ATGACTGAAGTTTTAAGGAGACGATTTGGTTTATTAGGCCGCAATATCAGCTATTCCTTTTCAAAAGGATATTTTACAGAAAAATTCAGCAAGGAACATTTTGAAGGCTGTACCTATGAAAATTTTGACATACAGGAAATCAATGAGTTTACCGAATTAATAAAAAACAACAATAACCTTAACGGATTGAATGTCACTATTCCTTATAAAGAATCCGTGATTCCTTTTTTAGACAAATTATCTAAAAACGCAGTCGAAATTGGGGCTGTAAACACCATAAAATTTACCAAAAAAGGAAAATTAAAAGGCTACAACACCGATTATTACGGTTTCCAAAAATCTCTTGAACCATTATTACAGCCACATCACAAAAAAGCATTGATTCTGGGAACCGGCGGCGCTTCAAAAGGAGTTGCCTTTGCTTTAGACCAATTGGATATCACTTATACATTTGTTTCCCGCGGGGACAAAGAAAACTGTATCGATTACAGCCTTATCAATGCTACTACGTTTGATAACTACCAGATTATCATCAACTGTACTCCAGTAGGAACAAGTCCAAATGTGGATTTATTTCCGCTTATTCCCTACGAATACTTCACAGAGAAACATATTGCCTACGATTTGATTTACAATCCTGCTGAAACACAATTTCTAAGTAAAGCAAAAGCTCAGGGCGCACAGATTAAAAATGGTTTGGACATGCTTATTTTTCAAGCAGAAAAAGCCTGGAAGATATGGAATAAATAG